Part of the Melitaea cinxia chromosome 6, ilMelCinx1.1, whole genome shotgun sequence genome is shown below.
ctaataaattatatgatgCTTGCATTTCTTAGAAGCTCATGCTTTTTccattaaatatgtttaagtacagtttaaaattaacataataatggACATTGTTTTGGTTTAaactttgttgtttattttaataatatttattatttaccagGATACTGCAAGAGCTTCAATTTAGGTTGATTGAGAATTATTGATACAATGCAAACTtcattacataaattaaatcacAAAGAGTTACTGCAGTGACAAATAATGTCGACAGAAGTACtccacaaaacatttttttaaattatttttgtacactCTTATATTACAAGTGTGAGGAAATgaacatgtttatatttttattgctaaataTCTACACCTActcaaaattaacttttaattagttaatttactatctttcttctctcCAATGAATTCATAACGATATCTCATATAGAATACTTTCATTCTGTCCCAGATGTTCTCAAATGAATCCATGGCTGGCCTGACATCAAGTAGagcaaattgaaatttattgtcAACTTCACCTCCGTCATAGTAATCAATGACATAGCGAACATCTTTTCCACAGCGATCTACTATCCAGTCGTGACGATCAAAGGGCAAttcatatctataaaaaaattaattattattgtatattgctCTTTGTAATGCACTAACCACATAAAAAGTTAATCctatattaaaattagatattttttaaatcagttaaCTTATTGGACTTATTTAAAGGAGTAGTATGGCAAccataaataaaaagcaaatagatttattaaataatgcaGGTTTTACAAAACAATGATATTATGtagtcattaataaaaatattctaacatACCCCAACAATGATCGAAATTGAGCTCTAGGACTATATTGAGTAGCTTTGCCTCCAAAACTTTTCAATCTAGGATGTCCACATTCCTTAGCATGTAATGCTTCCCATTTGAGGACTTCTTGCCATGCCTGAAAGTAATCAGCAACATGAAAGAATCCtaattgttttgtaaaacattttacaaCTTACATATTACAACAatgaaaactatattattattattatgctagTAGTATAAAGagaatagatttttttctatttggaTTGATACTTGAAAAATACTAgacctattttaaaaattatttcaccattATTATGCTACATTATCACTGAGTAGTTTAGGCTAAATTTTCATGGGAGGAAACAAATAAGCCAGAATTGTGTAAATATTGCAGACAAAGCCGTGGGCAGAAAGGcccttaattaatttaaaaaaaaaaagtatgataaCACAAAGTAGGTCAACCAATATAGaatatttagtataaaacaTGCATACTTGCTCATTGTTAGCATTATGTATTCTTATGATATCCTCCATATCTTTTTGTTTGATATCTTCATCCTTCCAACGCCATCCCTTACGAAGCATTGCATTCCAGAACATTTGCTGGCTGGGATACACCCAGAATTCGGTAGATCCATCAGGCATAGCACGAGGGATTGTAGACACTTGACGATTTGTTGGAAGTGAGAATGGTTGATCAGGAGCAGGTTGTTGATTGGCAGGTGgcatcttaaaaaaattaagaaataataaacaacataacaaatctttattgtacaccgtGATAAACAACATTACAAGAGAAAAAACTGGAAATAAATCGCTGTGATCTCTGCCGGGAAAACTTGGGTAGAGGAAATGGTATCAATTTGTGgtcaaatttaagtaaatagatTATCATAAGccttatagtaaaaaaattaacttaattactTGTAGCCAAAagaataaatacttaaaatatataataaacattcaaATTACCATGTTATATGGATTTATATTATTGTCGTGCTGAACGGGGCATTCCGATGGAGCTGCGTTTTTCGGATTTGCTTCTTTTTTGTGCATAGGACATTCTGGCGGTGGACTTCCACTACTTCCATGAATATTAATTGCTTCCGCAGATACTTTATTCcccatttttgttatttatattaaattacgtAAGGTGACAAGGTTAACCAAGAATCGTCATCGTATGTCTGTAAATTAAGTCACAGTCACACATTCAgtcatatttgtaataattttaatatttatactacttattcacttttaaacgttataaattacaaaaactaaCCTGATCTGAGCAATCTCATAATTATGCATGTATGAATTGTAAGTATTACTATGCTCTGTGGTATGAACTACCAGTCAACTACCAGTATACcagtatataactatataagtgtataatctatgtaccagtatataagtgtataatctatggtatGAACATAGACCATGGATGAAGTataacctaccccaccccagcctgcaaaataatgatatttgtaatcaaaaaaatactaattgatagattgtGAATTGCTCAATttaactacgttgtccttttaaattgctcacctcaaattatttaattaaaaatcaaaaaatcgtggaaaaatattcttttatcaatattttcaaactcctatatcttttgatgtatacaatattttaaattgctcaaagtgttaaagaactgctcaagttgcatttataattgctcaagtacagtttgtaacagctccactttccttaatttttaaataaatataaatagtttaaacaaatttaacgtttatattataagacaggtgtacgctgcgcgtgcgcatagacaatgatgcgaagccaaaaaattgcggatattcgtaataaaaaagatactaatcgatagattttcagtgaaagtgctgtgtggctacgggtgctgtgtggctacggcactaaagaatttagccaccccctctcttcctgtgggtgtcgtaagaggcgactaagggataacaaggttccacaaccaccttggaacttaagaagccgaccgatggcgggataaccatccaactgctgtctttgaaatacacaggccgaagacgggcagcagcgtcttcggtgcgacaaagctagtactgcggtcaccaacccgcctgcccagcgtggtgactatgggcaaaacacatgagttcacgttatttttggcgtaaacttgtggaggcctgtgtccagcagtggactgtataggctgtaatgaaatgatgaatttaaaaggacaacgtagttgaattgagctattgaaaatgtatcgattagcatttttttacaaatatcattattttatttgttcaaactatttatatttatttaaaaattaagggaagtggatctgttccaaactatacttgagcaattataaatacaacttgtgcagttttttaacactttgagcaatttaaaatattgtatacatcaaaagatataggagtttgaaaatatttgatttaaaaaaaaaattgatttttaattaaataatttgaggtgagcaatttaaaaggacaacgtagttgaattgagcaattcaaaatctatcaattagtattcttttgaatacaaatatcattattttgcaggctggggtggggtaggttgAAGTATACTCAATCATGCATACTTCATCCTAGACATAGACCAAGTAATGTAATATAGGGTAGGTATGAATGGGTATGAACAGACTTTGACATGATTTTACTATGGCAAACTTTTAATAAGCAAAAAGGCAAATATTTGAAACATCGTAGagctgaaagccattaaaccaattaATCCATAGACCAAGTAATGTAATATAGGGTAAAtccttataatatttattctactctatggggtaaattaatcaatcaatcaacatCGTAGAgtatagtgtattttttttatagactgtaagtaggtacctacttctTTAGCAGacttaaaaaaacaactttaattttAGGAGTTTACTCCTTATGAAACGATATAAGGCAcgtagtatgaaaaaaatatgagaaataaaatctgctttagaccacgcgacCGAAGTAAAACTCTCTAGTCTATCTTTACTAACCTATCTATCTCTCAActaccgttcgcctcgcccaatcacacttttcataacgctctcatcacgcattcactacCTTACACCCGAAATCAAGCGTGtgtaaaaaaggtttattttaaaaattctttcaccagcACGATGGtacattatcaatttatcactgATTGATATACTTAGTCTATTAAAACTAGTCTTGCGCGGTTCCACCTGCAACGAGCGATAGATAGTCGTTACTCagtgaattatatttttatgctaaATGCAaatttcagttaaatttaaaacacagatttataaatgtaaaacataCATTTATGAATAGGTTAATACATTGATAACAGCGTGCCATGCCAGTCATTAAATGACCGCaaatacttttgaaataaaatattgtttactcAGATTGTAATTTCTGTTTCATGTCCTAAAACCAaaggttgtctgtaagagattGCTTTTTCAGTGACAATACCGCCTtcgtacatctttcattttatgtttttttaatggtgtacaataaggagcattattaattattattataagcttacaacaattttgtttgttcgcaaacgaaaaaaaacagacttcaattacatcgacaagtaatgcaaaataagtagacgaaaaaacagtcaaatacgcattatcaaaaattactctaaatatagtaatcagatctcaatctaatttaaatgacaagcattagctttcgattaaaataagaatcatcaaaatcagtaaatctagtaaaaaattatactgttgacgaaaaaatagtcgagtaaatacgcaatattagatacaactcgaaaagtacttgtcagatctcatttaaatttaaaatgggaCCAGATGACACGCAACACCATTCGATTAAAGTCATTGAAATTGgtccaaccagtcaaaagttctgaagtaacacacatttaaaaaaaaatctcctttttcggaagttggttaaaaaaaggaTCAGTGGATAATAGCTTAAGCACTAATCcaataaaacaattaacaaagttctattatattattttaaatctacaatTCATTTACAtactcaaattattataatacaagttactttttaagatattttaaatatttcttagcATTAAAGTTGTCTTCAACTGTGTCGgttattttaacttttcttttaggTTTTCTCTTTTCTAGTCtaatttttctttcttcttcAGATAATGTGCTTAAATCTAATGGTAACTGAaacgataaaaaatacagtttaaaaatttttattattaccaaatttaataacataatctAAAGAAAGACCAGTATTATCACCAAGTAAACAACTACTATGAACTACTTAATGAAGAAAAAAGTAGTAAACATAatgctgtattttattttttgcctATCTTCTACTACAACTGTTAAGGCTGCTGCATATGTGACGTGCATAGTATGGCGTTGGAACGTGGATGGGACGGAGACGGAGCTTAGGTAGTAAGCACTGATGGGGATTTTTAATGCATACACACCATTTAAATAGCTCAGTAACAGTAGGTAAATGCACATGCTtcccttttcttttttttttaacgtggggaaaatacTCATGGACATCCTCCGGTGAGGGCACcagaggggagtcagactcttactgaataaaaaccatccacgtgtgagcagacctCCGCCTAAGTGAAGCGAGATGGGATCGTGATACTATGGGGATACTTCAGCCCTCCAGAACAAATGGAGCCACTATACATACGTAGCGGAGTAACAGACAGGACGGATCACAATCGGGACCGGATGTGCTACACATATTTACAAAACTTCATGTCCCCTTCCtaccgataaaaaaaaacacgtttcaTATGCATTGGCCTTTACTGTCACACAATTGAGCCAACCTACTGGTACTGGAAGCTGGCAGTATCTACATATGCAGATATGTAAGATTTTTTGAAGCATAAAACTAAGTAGTGCTAGCTTAGATTTGACATAGCGGATAATTACAGCTTGCTAGACTTAATGgtggtaaaattattaaacataaaattcaGTATTGTTCCTATTTTTGAATAAAGAACACAAAGGGAGTGTAgctgttacatttttttaaaatcatattttacttATCTTCACTCAtcctcacttcagcctatcgcagtccactgctggacataggccttttcgagttcatgccaaaaacggcgtgaactcatgtgttttcccatagtcaccacgctgagcaggcgggttggtgaccgcaggactggctttgtcgctccgaagatgctgctgcccgtcttcggcttgtgtatttcaaagccaacactTGGATGATTAttacgccatcggtcggctgtttaaatttcaaggtggtagtggaactgtgttataccttaattgcctcttacgacacccacataTTTTACTTGGAAAGTACTTACTCTGATTATTTGTCTAGGTTCATAGTATCGTATATTTATCGAAGCTCCGTTAGGTAAAACAACTTTGGTGGGATATGTCTTTGTATATATTTCTCTGTGAATTTTGGTTATACTAGAGACATTACAATTCAAATTTCGTTTGATGTGTACATTTGATACAAAAGTATTaagtgataatatttttttaaaattcattatttattaataaaaaatccaagttatatttaatgaaaattttagtGAACAAAGAGTACATAAAAGTAGGTATTAACTATTAAGCTATAAGCTAATTGCTAATTCTTCGTTCATTAACTGTCATTTCCCATTTTGATCTTGACACATCACAACAGTGTAACCAGATTTCATGTAACGAATCTACTGCTTGTAGaggttaaaaactactaaattctgccaaaaaggaaagaaaaattactaaaaatctattatatttttcactGTTGTGTTACAAAGAAAAAGCATAATTGTTCTCTTGATTATAacgataaaacaatataatgaaCAAAGAAAACACCATAAATTAGACAAATCaatgtttattacttaaaatttaaatctacaGAAATATAGGACTTCTTAAATTGTGATCGAATTATGATTTTTCTTTCTATGTTGGGTAACATTGTACACATAAAGCTGTTTTAAGTCCATTAACC
Proteins encoded:
- the LOC123654358 gene encoding holocytochrome c-type synthase is translated as MGNKVSAEAINIHGSSGSPPPECPMHKKEANPKNAAPSECPVQHDNNINPYNMMPPANQQPAPDQPFSLPTNRQVSTIPRAMPDGSTEFWVYPSQQMFWNAMLRKGWRWKDEDIKQKDMEDIIRIHNANNEQAWQEVLKWEALHAKECGHPRLKSFGGKATQYSPRAQFRSLLGYELPFDRHDWIVDRCGKDVRYVIDYYDGGEVDNKFQFALLDVRPAMDSFENIWDRMKVFYMRYRYEFIGEKKDSKLTN
- the LOC123654652 gene encoding 39S ribosomal protein L55, mitochondrial, which encodes MNFKKILSLNTFVSNVHIKRNLNCNVSSITKIHREIYTKTYPTKVVLPNGASINIRYYEPRQIIRLPLDLSTLSEEERKIRLEKRKPKRKVKITDTVEDNFNAKKYLKYLKK